From Lolium perenne isolate Kyuss_39 chromosome 5, Kyuss_2.0, whole genome shotgun sequence, a single genomic window includes:
- the LOC127304085 gene encoding uncharacterized protein, with translation MFNVGFVDPDKVHHDTVKNNVEETGGNLLRFIGEQSFCDSILFPYNYSFHWILLNIQVDKGIVEVRDPLSRGLDGFRDLQNILQRCWRALKNNIAGNFAEKLTFTLVPCAQQPQGTNLCGYYVCESIRMLTTEKHNDNRFNVDFMREKLQPHEHILGITGELAGLLMKEVIDDNDLFSPNRRNK, from the exons atgttcaatgttgggtttgttgacccagataaagtacatcatgaCACGGTAAAGAATAAtgtcgaagaaacggggggaaacctactaaggtttatagGGGAGCAAAGcttctgtgattcaatactgtttccttacaactacag tttccactggattctgctaaatattcaagttgataagggaatagttgaagtaagggacccattgagtagaggcctggacgggttccgcgacttgcagaacattctccagag gtgtTGGAGAGCTTTGAAGAATAATATTGCGGGTAACTTcgcagagaagctaacatttactcttgtaccgtgcgcccagcagccacaggggacgaatctatgtggatactacgtttgcgagtccattcgcatgttaaccactgagaagcacaacgataatagattcaac gtcgacttcatgcgggagaagCTCCAACCACACGAGCACATACTAGGAATTACGGGGGAATTGGCGGGACTTCTAATGAAAGAAGTAATAGACGACAAcgacttgtttagtccaaataggcgcAACAAATGA